Proteins encoded in a region of the Pseudomonas sp. GOM7 genome:
- a CDS encoding IS4 family transposase, with protein sequence MQAVRFLHKAFSQALPTIHSKRLNALMSSVSALLHGRRLTLTDLGRAMPSEAYTKHSIKRVDRLLGNAHLQYERPLFYWKMLTALIGYLRHPLILVDWSPINAASDLYLLRASIPLAGRALPVYESVHDREGCPQRQQQLLDALEVILPEKCVPILVTDAGFRCPWFKAVEAKGWYYVGRVRNRDLYRDEQGQWQPIKQLYLQTTSSARSLGQIEMTRSAPHRVALYGIHQQPKGRKHRRVTGNIARSKLSRQNARREQEPWLLASNLPQPNWTARKIVGIYRKGMQIEEGFRDVKSLRFGFAFDLHRTRCPQRIEILLLIAALACYALYLAGLQAHTTGKSRRFQSNSVRHKTVLSLWCAGLEYLRRSASHLSCSALTKMELLLRDEVHRQAQAPE encoded by the coding sequence ATGCAGGCAGTACGATTCTTACACAAGGCATTTTCCCAAGCACTCCCCACGATCCACAGCAAGCGGCTGAACGCCTTGATGAGCAGCGTCAGTGCCTTGCTGCATGGGCGTCGCCTGACCCTGACCGACCTTGGCAGGGCCATGCCCAGCGAGGCTTACACCAAGCATTCGATCAAGCGCGTGGATCGCCTGCTAGGCAACGCTCACCTGCAATACGAACGTCCGCTGTTCTACTGGAAAATGCTGACTGCACTGATTGGCTACCTGCGTCACCCATTGATCCTGGTGGATTGGTCGCCGATCAATGCGGCCTCTGACCTTTACTTGCTGCGAGCTTCAATCCCGCTGGCGGGGCGAGCGTTACCTGTCTACGAGAGCGTGCATGACCGTGAGGGTTGCCCTCAGCGCCAGCAGCAACTGCTCGATGCACTGGAGGTCATACTTCCCGAGAAATGCGTGCCGATCTTGGTAACGGACGCTGGGTTCCGCTGTCCCTGGTTCAAGGCCGTCGAAGCCAAGGGGTGGTACTACGTGGGACGCGTCCGCAATCGTGATCTCTATCGCGATGAGCAAGGCCAATGGCAACCGATCAAGCAGCTCTACCTGCAGACGACATCGAGCGCACGCTCACTTGGCCAAATCGAGATGACACGCAGTGCGCCGCACCGGGTTGCGTTGTACGGCATTCACCAGCAGCCCAAGGGCAGGAAACATCGACGCGTGACAGGCAACATCGCGCGCAGCAAGCTCAGCCGGCAGAACGCACGCCGTGAACAAGAGCCCTGGTTGCTCGCCAGCAACCTGCCACAACCCAATTGGACAGCACGCAAGATCGTGGGCATTTACCGCAAAGGGATGCAGATCGAGGAAGGTTTTCGGGATGTGAAAAGTCTGCGTTTCGGCTTTGCCTTCGATCTGCACAGGACGCGCTGCCCACAACGTATCGAGATACTGCTGTTGATCGCGGCACTGGCGTGTTATGCGCTGTACTTGGCTGGCCTACAGGCTCACACGACAGGCAAGTCGCGCCGCTTTCAGAGCAACAGCGTCAGGCATAAAACTGTGCTGTCGCTCTGGTGTGCCGGCCTTGAATACCTCAGACGTTCGGCCAGCCATCTATCCTGTTCGGCCCTTACCAAGATGGAGCTGTTGCTACGTGATGAGGTTCACCGGCAAGCTCAGGCGCCGGAGTAG
- a CDS encoding ankyrin repeat domain-containing protein — MLRTFCFALALSAATPLLAATPTPDAEHVQAQLRAYYFQAAREGNVAMLDEFIAAGYDLNTADEKGYTALILAAYHGHRAAVERLLSAGANACAQDRRGNTALMGAIFKGELRIAKRLLDADCSPDQRNDNGQTAAMYAALFQRKELLAALAGKGADLKAKDAFGNSVQGLSRGEVRTPWSASPP, encoded by the coding sequence ATGCTGCGTACTTTCTGTTTCGCCCTGGCGCTAAGCGCCGCGACACCTTTACTGGCCGCCACGCCGACGCCGGATGCCGAGCACGTCCAGGCGCAATTGCGCGCCTACTACTTCCAGGCCGCCCGCGAGGGCAACGTGGCCATGCTCGACGAATTCATCGCCGCCGGTTACGACCTGAATACGGCGGATGAAAAGGGCTATACCGCGCTGATCCTGGCCGCCTATCACGGCCATCGCGCGGCGGTGGAGCGTCTGCTGAGTGCAGGCGCCAACGCCTGTGCCCAGGACAGGCGCGGTAATACCGCGCTGATGGGGGCGATCTTCAAGGGCGAGCTGCGTATCGCCAAGCGCCTGCTCGACGCCGACTGCAGCCCCGACCAGCGCAACGACAACGGCCAGACGGCGGCCATGTACGCCGCGCTGTTCCAGCGCAAGGAGCTGCTCGCTGCCCTGGCCGGCAAAGGCGCCGACCTGAAGGCCAAGGATGCCTTCGGCAATTCGGTGCAGGGCCTAAGCCGGGGCGAGGTGCGTACCCCCTGGTCGGCCAGCCCACCCTGA
- a CDS encoding catalase: MTAALSASLFSLSAQAAPLTRDNGAPVGDNQNSQTAGDTGPTLLQDVQLIQKLQRFDRERIPERVVHARGTGAHGEFTATADISELTRAKVFTKGTTTPVFVRFSSVVHGNHSPETLRDPRGFATKFYTSEGNWDLVGNNFPTFFIRDAIKFPDMVHAFKPDPNTNYGSNRTQFDFFSHVPEATRTLTLLYSNEGTPANYRQMNGNSVHAYKLVNAKNEYRYVKFQWRSLQGIKNNDPQQTEQIQGKDFNHMSRDLITTINAGDYPKWDLYIQVLEPADLAKYDFDPLDATKIWPDVPYQKIGQMVLNKNPDNVFQETEQVAMAPSNLVPGIEPSEDRLLQGRLFSYADTQMYRLGANHAFLPINQARVPVNNGNQDGAANSGHTTTEVNYEPSRINPRPASEHARYSNLPLSGSTEQKKIQREQNFKQAGELYRSYDKKMQGDLIASLGSALSETEDESKHIMLSFFYKADAQYGEGLTKVAGGDLARVKALAAKLQD; the protein is encoded by the coding sequence ATGACCGCGGCCCTGTCCGCTTCGCTGTTCAGTCTGTCGGCGCAGGCTGCCCCCCTGACCCGCGACAACGGCGCACCGGTAGGCGACAACCAGAATTCGCAGACCGCAGGCGACACCGGCCCGACCCTGCTGCAGGACGTGCAACTGATCCAGAAGCTGCAGCGCTTCGACCGCGAGCGCATTCCCGAGCGCGTGGTGCATGCCCGTGGCACCGGCGCCCATGGCGAGTTCACCGCCACGGCGGACATCTCCGAGCTGACCCGCGCCAAGGTCTTCACCAAGGGCACCACCACCCCGGTGTTCGTGCGTTTTTCCAGCGTGGTGCACGGCAACCATTCCCCGGAAACCCTGCGCGACCCGCGCGGCTTCGCCACCAAGTTCTACACCAGCGAAGGCAACTGGGATCTGGTGGGCAACAACTTCCCCACCTTCTTCATCCGCGATGCCATCAAGTTCCCGGACATGGTGCACGCCTTCAAGCCCGACCCGAACACCAACTACGGCAGCAACCGCACCCAGTTCGACTTCTTCAGCCACGTGCCGGAAGCCACCCGCACCCTGACCCTGCTGTATTCCAACGAAGGCACCCCGGCCAACTACCGGCAGATGAACGGCAACAGCGTGCACGCCTACAAGCTGGTCAATGCCAAGAACGAGTACCGCTACGTCAAGTTCCAGTGGCGCAGCCTGCAGGGCATCAAGAACAACGATCCGCAGCAGACCGAGCAGATCCAGGGCAAGGACTTCAACCATATGAGCCGCGACCTGATCACCACGATCAACGCCGGCGACTATCCCAAGTGGGACCTGTATATCCAGGTGCTCGAACCGGCTGACCTGGCCAAGTACGACTTCGACCCGCTGGATGCCACCAAGATCTGGCCGGACGTGCCCTACCAGAAGATCGGCCAGATGGTGCTGAACAAGAACCCGGACAACGTGTTCCAGGAAACCGAGCAGGTGGCCATGGCACCGTCCAACCTGGTGCCGGGCATCGAGCCCTCGGAGGATCGCCTGCTGCAGGGCCGGCTGTTCTCCTATGCCGACACGCAGATGTATCGCCTGGGCGCCAACCACGCCTTCCTGCCGATCAACCAGGCCAGGGTGCCAGTCAACAACGGCAATCAGGATGGCGCGGCCAACAGCGGCCACACCACCACCGAGGTGAACTACGAGCCCAGCCGCATCAACCCGCGCCCGGCCAGCGAGCATGCGCGCTACAGCAACCTGCCGCTGAGCGGCAGCACCGAGCAGAAGAAGATCCAGCGCGAGCAGAACTTCAAGCAGGCCGGCGAGCTGTACCGCTCCTACGACAAGAAGATGCAGGGTGACCTGATCGCCAGCCTGGGCAGTGCCCTGTCCGAGACCGAAGACGAGAGCAAGCACATCATGCTGTCGTTCTTCTACAAAGCCGATGCGCAGTACGGCGAAGGCCTGACCAAGGTGGCCGGTGGCGACCTGGCGCGGGTCAAGGCGCTGGCCGCCAAGCTGCAGGACTGA
- a CDS encoding LysR family transcriptional regulator produces MELRHLRYFQALAETLNFTRAAERLHIAQPPLSRQIQQLEDELGVALLERGRPLRLTEAGRFFHEHSSALLEQLGKVCDSTRRIGTGEKAWLGIGFAPSTLYGVLPELIRRLRSDAGLELGLSEMTTVQQVEALKAGRIDIGFGRIHIEDAAVQQQVLTLDPLVAALPAGHPLLPGPISLAELAREPFVLYPGNPRPSYADHVLTLFAAHGLQIRVAQWTNELQTAIGLVAAGIGITLVPASVQVLHRVDIDYAPLQEVQATSPIIISRRVGEPSPALKHCLALVDELSRARQA; encoded by the coding sequence ATGGAGCTTCGTCACCTGCGCTACTTCCAGGCGCTCGCCGAAACCCTCAACTTCACCCGCGCCGCCGAGCGCCTGCATATCGCCCAGCCACCGCTGAGCCGGCAGATCCAGCAGCTCGAGGACGAACTCGGCGTGGCCCTGCTCGAACGCGGCCGCCCCCTGCGCCTGACCGAGGCCGGGCGCTTCTTTCACGAACATTCCAGCGCCCTGCTGGAGCAACTGGGCAAGGTCTGCGACAGCACCCGACGCATCGGCACGGGCGAAAAGGCCTGGCTCGGCATCGGCTTCGCCCCGTCCACCCTGTATGGCGTGCTGCCGGAACTGATCCGCCGCCTGCGCAGCGATGCCGGCCTGGAGCTGGGCCTGTCGGAGATGACCACCGTGCAGCAGGTCGAAGCGCTCAAGGCCGGGCGCATCGACATCGGTTTCGGCCGCATCCATATCGAGGATGCGGCCGTGCAGCAGCAGGTGCTGACCCTGGATCCGCTGGTCGCTGCCCTGCCCGCCGGGCATCCGCTGCTGCCGGGCCCGATCAGCCTCGCCGAGCTTGCCCGCGAGCCCTTCGTGCTGTACCCGGGCAACCCCCGCCCCAGCTACGCCGACCATGTGCTGACGCTATTCGCCGCCCATGGCCTGCAGATTCGCGTGGCGCAGTGGACCAACGAACTGCAGACGGCCATCGGCCTGGTCGCCGCCGGTATCGGCATCACCCTGGTGCCGGCTTCGGTGCAGGTGCTGCACCGCGTCGACATCGACTACGCGCCGCTGCAGGAGGTCCAGGCCACCTCGCCCATCATCATCAGCCGCCGCGTCGGCGAGCCTTCGCCGGCGCTGAAGCACTGTCTGGCACTGGTGGACGAGCTGTCGCGCGCGCGTCAGGCCTGA
- a CDS encoding muconate cycloisomerase family protein — MSHAAIESLEAIIVDLPTIRPHKLAMHTMQNQTLVILRLRCADGIEGIGEATTIGGLSYGNESPDSIKVNLDRHFAPLLIGQDASNINACMQRIDRVVKGNTFARSAVETALLDAQGKRLGLPVSEILGGRVRDSLEVAWTLASGDTRKDINEAEQMLEARRHRIFKLKIGAGEVNKDLAHVIAIKRALGERASVRVDVNQAWDEAVALRACRILGDNGIDLIEQPISRHNRGGQVRLNQSSPAPIMADESIECVEDAFNLARDGAAPVFALKIAKNGGPRAVLRTASIAEAAGIGLYGGTMLEGSVGTLASAHAFITLNKLAWDTELFGPLLLTEEIVTEPPLYRDFQLHVPRLPGIGLTLDEERLARFRRS, encoded by the coding sequence ATGAGCCACGCCGCGATCGAGTCGCTCGAAGCGATCATCGTCGACCTGCCGACCATACGCCCGCACAAGCTGGCGATGCACACCATGCAGAACCAGACCCTGGTGATCCTGCGCCTGCGCTGCGCCGACGGCATCGAGGGCATCGGCGAGGCCACCACCATCGGTGGCCTGTCCTATGGCAACGAGAGCCCGGACAGCATCAAGGTCAACCTGGATCGTCACTTCGCGCCGCTCTTGATCGGCCAGGACGCCAGCAACATCAACGCCTGCATGCAGCGCATCGACCGCGTGGTGAAGGGCAACACCTTCGCCCGTTCGGCGGTGGAAACCGCGCTGCTCGACGCCCAGGGCAAGCGCCTTGGCCTGCCGGTCAGCGAGATTCTCGGCGGGCGCGTGCGCGACAGCCTGGAAGTGGCCTGGACCCTGGCCAGCGGCGATACCCGCAAGGACATCAATGAGGCCGAGCAGATGCTCGAAGCCCGTCGCCACCGCATCTTCAAACTGAAGATCGGCGCTGGTGAGGTGAACAAGGACCTGGCCCACGTCATCGCCATCAAGCGCGCCCTGGGTGAACGCGCCAGCGTGCGCGTCGACGTCAACCAGGCCTGGGACGAAGCGGTGGCCCTGCGCGCCTGCCGCATCCTCGGCGACAACGGCATCGACCTGATCGAGCAGCCGATCTCGCGCCACAACCGTGGTGGCCAGGTGCGCCTGAACCAGTCCAGCCCGGCGCCGATCATGGCCGACGAATCCATCGAATGTGTGGAGGACGCCTTCAACCTGGCGCGCGATGGCGCGGCCCCGGTGTTCGCCCTGAAGATCGCCAAGAACGGCGGCCCGCGTGCCGTGCTGCGCACCGCCAGCATCGCCGAGGCGGCCGGTATCGGCCTGTACGGCGGCACCATGCTCGAAGGCAGCGTCGGCACCCTGGCCTCGGCCCATGCCTTCATCACCCTGAACAAGCTGGCCTGGGACACCGAACTGTTCGGCCCGCTGCTGCTGACCGAAGAAATCGTCACCGAGCCGCCGCTGTACCGCGACTTCCAGCTGCACGTGCCGCGCCTGCCGGGTATCGGCCTGACCCTAGACGAGGAGCGTCTCGCGCGCTTCCGTCGTTCCTGA
- the catC gene encoding muconolactone Delta-isomerase: MLFHVKMTVKLPVDMDPAQAAKLKADEKELAQRLQREGKWRHLWRIAGHYANYSVFDLASVEELHDTLMQLPLFPYMEIEVNGLCRHPSSIHQDDR, from the coding sequence ATGCTGTTCCACGTGAAGATGACCGTGAAGTTGCCGGTCGACATGGATCCCGCCCAGGCCGCCAAGCTCAAGGCCGACGAGAAAGAACTGGCGCAGCGTCTGCAGCGCGAGGGCAAGTGGCGCCACCTGTGGCGCATCGCCGGTCACTACGCTAACTACAGCGTCTTCGACCTGGCCAGTGTCGAGGAACTGCACGATACCCTCATGCAGTTGCCGCTGTTCCCTTACATGGAGATCGAGGTGAACGGTCTGTGCCGCCACCCGTCGTCGATCCATCAGGACGATCGCTGA
- the catA gene encoding catechol 1,2-dioxygenase, translating into MGIKLSHTESVQKFFKEVSGLDNDQGSPRMKALVHRILMDSIRLIEDMEVTTEEFWKAVDYLNRMGARSEAGLLVAGLGLEHYLDLLLDAQDEAAGLLGGTPRTIEGPLYVAGAPMSEGEARMDDGTDPGTPMYLHGQVFDADGKPVAGAVVDLWHANTKGTYSYFDSSQSEFNLRRRIVTDSEGRYRARSIVPSGYGCPPDGTTQEVLNLLGRHGNRPAHIHFFISAPGYRHLTTQINLAGDEYLWDDFAYATRDGLIGDVNFVESESAARDHGFQGKRFAEVKFDFQLQKAPAPDAEQRNARPRALQ; encoded by the coding sequence ATGGGCATCAAACTGTCGCATACCGAAAGCGTTCAAAAGTTCTTCAAGGAGGTCAGCGGCCTCGACAACGACCAGGGCAGCCCGCGCATGAAGGCGCTGGTGCACCGCATCCTGATGGACAGCATCCGCCTCATCGAGGACATGGAAGTGACCACCGAGGAGTTCTGGAAGGCGGTGGACTACCTCAACCGCATGGGCGCCCGTAGCGAAGCCGGCCTGCTGGTCGCCGGCCTGGGTCTGGAGCATTACCTCGACCTGCTGCTCGACGCTCAGGACGAAGCCGCCGGCCTGCTCGGCGGCACCCCGCGTACCATCGAAGGCCCGCTGTATGTGGCTGGCGCGCCGATGAGCGAAGGCGAGGCGCGGATGGATGACGGTACCGACCCGGGCACGCCGATGTACCTGCATGGCCAGGTCTTCGATGCCGACGGCAAGCCGGTTGCAGGCGCTGTGGTCGACCTGTGGCACGCCAATACCAAGGGCACCTATTCCTACTTCGACTCCAGCCAGAGCGAGTTCAACCTGCGTCGGCGCATCGTCACCGACAGCGAAGGCCGCTACCGTGCGCGCAGCATCGTGCCGTCCGGCTACGGCTGCCCGCCCGACGGCACCACCCAGGAAGTGCTCAACCTGCTCGGTCGTCACGGCAACCGCCCGGCGCACATTCACTTCTTCATCTCCGCGCCCGGCTATCGTCACCTGACCACGCAGATCAACCTGGCCGGCGACGAGTACCTATGGGACGACTTCGCCTATGCCACCCGCGATGGCCTGATCGGCGACGTCAACTTCGTCGAGAGCGAGTCCGCCGCCCGTGACCATGGCTTCCAGGGCAAGCGTTTCGCCGAGGTGAAGTTCGATTTCCAGTTGCAGAAGGCCCCGGCGCCGGACGCCGAACAGCGCAATGCGCGCCCGCGAGCCCTGCAATAA